In Anaerostipes hadrus ATCC 29173 = JCM 17467, a single genomic region encodes these proteins:
- a CDS encoding helix-turn-helix domain-containing protein, which translates to MQDQLTDHLDQQLKSTSLENFSNYLKNLQQLPSLQDFFSVYIAKHDLKISQIIKNSGISQSYAHEILNGTKPHPSRDYLLALCLGAHMDLKTTQHALRIAQLGELYAKVPRDAAIMMHINNEKWNLIDINIFLEEHGLNVISLSKKIS; encoded by the coding sequence ATGCAGGATCAATTAACTGATCATTTAGATCAACAATTAAAATCTACTTCTTTGGAGAATTTTTCGAATTATCTTAAGAATCTTCAGCAGTTACCAAGCCTGCAGGATTTTTTCTCTGTTTATATTGCAAAGCATGACCTGAAAATTTCGCAGATCATCAAAAACAGTGGGATATCACAAAGCTATGCCCATGAAATCTTAAATGGAACGAAACCTCATCCTTCCAGAGATTATCTGCTGGCTTTGTGTCTTGGGGCTCATATGGATCTAAAAACCACGCAACATGCTCTGCGAATCGCACAACTCGGTGAACTTTATGCAAAAGTTCCAAGAGATGCAGCGATCATGATGCATATCAATAATGAAAAATGGAATCTCATTGATATTAATATCTTTCTGGAAGAACATGGTCTTAATGTGATTTCACTTTCAAAGAAAATTTCATAA
- a CDS encoding methylated-DNA--[protein]-cysteine S-methyltransferase — translation MKTRQQAITYGLTFPHTYVESPFKDPNWELVRVKGSKKAFLWVYEKDGYINLNIKVDPEWREFWREAYDAVIPGYHQNKKYWNTIILDGTIPEKDIKKMIKESYDIITDSPTKRIYEAVKQIPKGHVATYGQVAAMAGNPKMSRAVGNALHKNPDPENIPCFRVVNAKGELAGAFAFGGEGNQAKLLEEDGVVVVDGKVDLDVYGM, via the coding sequence ATGAAAACAAGACAACAGGCAATCACTTACGGTCTGACTTTCCCACACACATATGTGGAATCTCCATTCAAAGATCCCAATTGGGAATTAGTAAGGGTAAAAGGAAGTAAAAAAGCCTTTTTATGGGTCTATGAAAAAGATGGTTATATCAATCTGAATATCAAAGTAGATCCAGAATGGAGAGAATTCTGGAGAGAAGCCTACGATGCCGTCATCCCAGGATATCATCAGAATAAAAAATATTGGAATACGATCATCTTAGATGGGACTATTCCAGAAAAAGACATCAAAAAAATGATCAAAGAAAGCTACGATATCATCACGGACAGTCCGACAAAAAGAATCTACGAAGCAGTCAAACAAATTCCAAAAGGGCATGTGGCAACCTATGGACAAGTAGCAGCCATGGCAGGAAATCCAAAGATGTCACGAGCAGTAGGAAATGCCCTGCATAAGAATCCAGATCCAGAGAATATACCATGTTTTCGAGTCGTCAATGCAAAGGGAGAACTAGCAGGGGCCTTTGCGTTTGGAGGAGAAGGAAATCAGGCGAAATTGTTAGAAGAAGATGGAGTTGTGGTTGTTGATGGGAAGGTTGATCTGGATGTGTATGGGATGTAA
- a CDS encoding serine/threonine-protein kinase has translation MTLEEEYRLSCYEELTTLGNHNHIYLIKHKLSGEIFVKKVLSRFSLDVYKQLKDLQISGIPKIHDLILENDSLILIEDYIHGQTLEQLLEEQTTLVYSDALAIMRKLCDVLKSLHTLTPPIIHRDLKLSNIILTSENLVYIVDFDTARYYESGQEQDTELLGTKEYAPPEQYGFGQSDARSDIYALGIIFNRLLTGEYPKHQLADDRYRSVISKCIRWNPEERFQTVEELETALHDNISSDIGKPGFTLSSIHSDIPGFRTGKLWKIILAFFGYLSFLYCSMTSDFTNAKTGLPLTGLQLWHERFFVFLMLLSLIFYNFNYKNIRTRSFLGHSLPFVLRIVLQCLISLGILVILMIFMLLVEEIIW, from the coding sequence ATGACTTTAGAAGAAGAATATCGTCTATCCTGCTATGAGGAACTGACGACTCTTGGAAATCACAATCATATATATTTAATCAAACACAAGTTGTCTGGTGAAATTTTCGTTAAGAAAGTTTTATCCAGATTTTCTTTGGATGTTTATAAACAGTTGAAGGACTTACAAATCTCCGGAATTCCAAAAATTCATGACCTGATCCTTGAAAATGATTCTTTGATCCTGATTGAAGATTATATTCATGGACAAACTTTGGAACAGTTGCTTGAGGAACAGACAACGCTGGTCTATTCGGATGCTCTTGCAATCATGCGTAAACTTTGTGATGTGTTAAAATCACTTCATACTCTGACTCCTCCGATCATTCATCGTGATCTGAAATTGTCGAATATTATTTTGACCAGTGAAAATCTTGTCTATATCGTGGATTTCGATACTGCCAGATATTATGAATCTGGGCAAGAGCAGGACACGGAATTACTTGGAACGAAAGAATATGCCCCTCCAGAACAGTATGGATTTGGGCAATCTGATGCCCGATCTGATATTTATGCATTGGGGATTATTTTTAACCGCTTATTGACAGGAGAATATCCAAAACATCAATTGGCTGATGACAGATATCGTTCCGTCATTTCAAAATGTATTCGATGGAATCCTGAGGAACGTTTCCAGACGGTCGAAGAACTTGAGACAGCTTTACATGATAATATTTCCTCTGATATTGGAAAACCTGGATTTACGCTTTCTTCGATACATTCTGATATTCCAGGATTTCGAACTGGAAAGCTGTGGAAAATAATCTTGGCATTCTTCGGATATCTCTCTTTTCTTTACTGTAGTATGACTTCAGATTTCACAAATGCAAAAACCGGACTTCCTCTAACTGGACTACAACTATGGCATGAGCGTTTTTTTGTATTTCTGATGCTGCTCAGCCTTATTTTTTATAATTTTAACTACAAAAATATCCGAACCAGATCTTTTCTGGGTCATTCTCTCCCTTTTGTACTTCGAATTGTTCTACAGTGTCTGATTTCTTTGGGAATTTTGGTCATTCTTATGATCTTTATGCTGTTAGTCGAAGAAATCATATGGTAG
- the ileS gene encoding isoleucine--tRNA ligase, whose product MYKKVSSDMNFVDREKETVKFWKENEIFEKSIEERKDDPTYTFYDGPPTANGKPHIGHVLTRVIKDMIPRYQTMKGHKIIRKAGWDTHGLPVELEVEKMLGLDGKEQIEEYGMEPFIKKCKESVWKYKGMWEDFSDTVGFWADMENPYITYDNNFIESVWWALKQIWDKGLLYKGFKIVPYCPRCGTPLSAQEVAQGYKDVKERSAIVRFKLVDEDAYFLAWTTTPWTLPSNIGLCVNPEETYAKVKAADGYVYYMAEALLDTVLGRLADEEAGTPAYEVLETYKGKDLEYKEYEPLYDCAAKVAEKQHKKAFYVTCDGYVTLTDGTGIVHIAPAFGEDDAKVGRKYEMPFVQLVDERGNMSEETPFAGLFVKKADPEVLKDLESRGLLYDAPKFEHSYPHCWRCDTPLIYYARESWFIKMTDVKDQLIANNNTVNWVPKSIGKGRFGDWLENVQDWGISRNRYWGTPLNIWECECGHQHSIGSIEELKSMSDNCPDDIELHRPYIDQVTIKCPHCGKPMHRVEEVIDCWFDSGSMPFAQWHYPFENKEIFEDNFPANFISEAVDQTRGWFYSLMAISTLLFNKAPYKNVVVLGHVQDENGQKMSKSKGNAVDPFDALEEHGADAIRWYFYTNSAPWLPNRFHAKAVTEGQRKFMGTLWNTYAFYTLYAEIDQFDPTKHALEYDKLSVMDKWLLSKMNTMVKSVDDNLGNYRIPEAARALQEFVDDMSNWYVRRCRDRFWAKGMEQDKVNAYMTLYTALVTVCKAAAPMIPFMTEEIYQNIVRSVDASAKESIHLCDFPVYNAEQVDEKLEADMDLVLKIVVLGRACRNGAAIKNRQPIGQMYVKAEASLPDYDEAIILDELNVKNITFTDDVSNFTTYNFKPQLKTVGPKYGKLVGGIRNYLAAVDGNEAKAQLDSKGLLTFEVDGTPVELAEEDLLIEMVKQEGFVTEADNGVTVVLDTNLSEELLEEGFVREVVSKIQSMRKEAGFEVTDHITFSYKGSDKAADIIGRNEAAIAGDVLADEVKAGEVAGYEKEWNINGEKVTLGVEKR is encoded by the coding sequence ATGTACAAGAAAGTATCATCTGACATGAACTTTGTCGATCGAGAGAAAGAGACCGTAAAGTTCTGGAAAGAAAACGAAATTTTTGAAAAGAGTATCGAAGAAAGAAAAGACGATCCGACATATACATTCTATGACGGACCACCAACAGCTAATGGTAAACCACATATCGGACACGTTTTAACTCGTGTTATCAAAGATATGATCCCTCGTTACCAGACAATGAAAGGTCATAAGATCATTCGTAAAGCTGGATGGGATACACACGGACTTCCAGTCGAACTTGAAGTTGAGAAGATGTTAGGTCTTGATGGAAAAGAACAGATCGAAGAATACGGTATGGAACCATTCATCAAGAAATGTAAAGAAAGCGTTTGGAAATACAAAGGTATGTGGGAAGATTTCTCAGATACAGTAGGTTTCTGGGCTGATATGGAGAACCCATACATCACATACGATAATAACTTTATCGAATCTGTATGGTGGGCATTAAAACAGATCTGGGATAAAGGATTACTTTACAAAGGATTTAAGATCGTACCTTACTGCCCACGTTGTGGAACACCATTATCCGCACAGGAAGTGGCACAGGGATACAAAGATGTCAAAGAACGTTCAGCGATCGTTCGCTTTAAATTAGTAGATGAAGATGCATATTTCCTTGCATGGACAACAACACCATGGACACTTCCATCTAATATCGGTCTTTGCGTAAACCCAGAAGAAACATACGCAAAAGTAAAAGCCGCAGATGGATATGTATACTATATGGCAGAAGCACTGCTTGATACAGTTCTTGGAAGATTAGCAGACGAAGAAGCAGGAACACCTGCATATGAAGTCTTAGAAACATACAAAGGAAAAGACTTAGAATACAAAGAATACGAACCATTATATGACTGTGCAGCAAAAGTTGCAGAGAAACAGCACAAGAAAGCATTCTATGTAACATGTGATGGATATGTAACATTAACAGATGGTACAGGTATCGTTCATATCGCACCAGCATTTGGTGAAGACGATGCGAAAGTCGGACGCAAATATGAGATGCCTTTTGTACAGTTAGTAGACGAACGCGGTAATATGTCAGAAGAAACACCATTTGCTGGATTATTTGTTAAGAAAGCAGATCCAGAAGTCTTAAAAGATTTAGAGAGCCGTGGATTATTATATGATGCTCCAAAATTCGAGCATAGCTATCCACACTGCTGGCGTTGTGACACACCACTGATCTACTATGCAAGAGAATCTTGGTTCATCAAGATGACAGATGTAAAAGATCAGCTGATCGCAAACAATAATACAGTTAACTGGGTACCAAAGAGCATCGGTAAAGGACGTTTTGGAGACTGGTTAGAGAACGTACAGGATTGGGGAATCTCAAGAAACCGTTATTGGGGAACTCCGTTAAATATCTGGGAATGTGAATGTGGACATCAGCATTCTATCGGTTCTATCGAAGAATTAAAGAGTATGTCTGATAACTGTCCAGACGATATTGAACTTCACCGTCCATATATCGACCAGGTAACAATTAAGTGTCCACATTGTGGAAAACCAATGCATCGTGTAGAAGAAGTAATCGACTGCTGGTTCGATTCAGGATCTATGCCTTTCGCACAGTGGCATTACCCATTTGAGAATAAAGAAATCTTCGAAGATAACTTCCCAGCAAACTTTATCTCAGAAGCTGTAGACCAGACTCGTGGATGGTTCTACTCCTTAATGGCAATTTCAACTTTATTATTTAATAAAGCACCATATAAAAACGTTGTCGTATTAGGACACGTTCAGGATGAAAACGGACAGAAGATGAGTAAGTCCAAAGGAAATGCAGTTGATCCATTCGATGCATTAGAAGAGCATGGAGCAGATGCGATCCGTTGGTATTTCTATACAAATAGTGCCCCATGGCTGCCAAACCGTTTCCATGCAAAAGCCGTTACAGAAGGACAGCGTAAATTCATGGGAACATTATGGAATACTTATGCATTCTACACATTATATGCCGAGATCGACCAGTTCGACCCAACAAAACATGCGTTAGAATATGATAAATTATCTGTAATGGATAAATGGCTGTTATCTAAGATGAACACAATGGTCAAATCTGTGGATGATAACTTAGGAAACTACAGAATTCCAGAAGCTGCAAGAGCATTACAGGAATTTGTAGATGATATGAGTAACTGGTATGTAAGACGCTGCCGTGACCGTTTCTGGGCAAAAGGAATGGAACAGGATAAGGTAAATGCATATATGACTTTATACACAGCATTAGTTACTGTATGTAAAGCAGCAGCTCCAATGATCCCATTCATGACAGAAGAGATTTACCAGAACATCGTAAGAAGTGTTGATGCATCTGCAAAAGAAAGTATCCACTTATGCGACTTCCCTGTATACAATGCAGAACAGGTCGATGAGAAATTAGAAGCAGATATGGATCTCGTATTAAAGATCGTCGTATTAGGACGTGCATGCCGTAATGGAGCAGCAATCAAGAACCGTCAGCCAATCGGACAGATGTATGTTAAAGCAGAAGCATCTCTTCCAGATTATGACGAAGCGATCATCTTAGACGAGTTAAATGTAAAGAACATCACATTTACAGATGACGTATCAAACTTCACAACATACAACTTCAAACCACAGTTAAAGACTGTAGGACCAAAATACGGTAAATTAGTTGGAGGAATCAGAAACTACTTAGCAGCAGTTGATGGAAATGAAGCGAAAGCTCAGTTAGACTCTAAGGGACTATTAACATTTGAAGTTGATGGAACACCAGTAGAATTAGCAGAAGAAGATCTGTTGATCGAAATGGTAAAACAGGAAGGATTCGTAACAGAAGCAGACAACGGAGTGACAGTTGTACTTGATACAAACTTATCCGAAGAACTGTTAGAAGAAGGATTCGTCCGTGAAGTAGTCAGCAAGATCCAGTCTATGAGAAAAGAAGCAGGATTCGAAGTAACAGATCATATCACATTCTCTTACAAAGGATCAGACAAAGCCGCAGACATCATCGGAAGAAACGAAGCAGCGATTGCTGGAGATGTTTTAGCAGATGAAGTGAAAGCTGGAGAAGTTGCTGGATATGAAAAAGAATGGAACATCAATGGTGAGAAAGTTACTTTAGGTGTTGAAAAAAGATAA